The genomic interval TGATAAGATTTCGATTTCAGCAGGAATGCGAAATAAATTCACTTACGAATTTGACGGAATCGAAACACTAAAAAAACTGCTTGCCGAGAAAAAAGGCGGTGTTTTAATTAGTGCGCACGTCGGAAATTTTGAAATCGCCGAACATTTTTTGGGCGATATCGATCTTAACTTTCAAATAAATCTGGTTACTACAGATTTAGAACATTCTGCTATCAAAAATTATTTAGAAAGCGTTACACAAAAACCAACCGTAAAATTTATTATCATTAAAGAAGATTTGTCCCATATTTTTGAGATTAATTCGGCTTTAGCCAATAATGAATTGGTTTGTTTTACGGGCGACCGTTATTTTGAAGGAACCAAATCTCTTTCAGAAAATCTGTTGGGCAAAGAGGCTAATTTTCCTGCAGGACCATTCTTAATTGCTTCAAGACTTAAAGTTCCTGTTGTTTTTGTTTATGTAATGAAAGAGCCAAATCTTCATTATCATTTATACGCAAGAGAAGCCGAAGTAAAACATCGAGACGAAAAAGCACTTTTGAAAGAATATGTAAAAAGTGTAGAAAGTATTTTAGAACATTATCCTTTACAATGGTTTAACTATTTTGATTTTTGGAACGATTTAAAATCATAATTTTTTTGTACGAATTCTGATGCTTTTGCTAATTATATTGTCAAAAAAACACTTTTTTTAAATCATTTTTTAATTGCATCTGTAAAAATTTAAAAGAATGCAATTTCTTAAAGCAAAACCAAAATCTTAATCAATTAAACAAGAAAATTCGTTTAAATAAATTTACTTACTTTTGTCCGCAACCAAGCAAGTAAACCCAAATGAAAAATGTTCTCGTAATTTATTATACTCAATCTGGACAATTGGAATCTATTGCAAAAAACATTGCAAAACCATTTCTAAATTCAGATGAAATAAATCTTAGTTTTTACGAAATACAATTAGAAAAGCCTTTTCCTTTTCCATGGAATAAAGAATCTTTTTTTGATGCTTTCCCAGAATCTTTTTTACAGATTCCGACAGCATTAAAAACAGTTCCGGAAGCGATTTTAAACACAAAATTTGATTTGGTTTTATTTCATTATCAAGTTTGGTATTTATCACCTTCAATTCCGATTAATTCATTTTTGAAAAGTGATGAGGCCAAAAAAATCTTGAACAATACACCTGTTGTCACCATTAGTGGTTCTAGAAATATGTGGATTATGGCACAGGAAAAAATCAAAGTTTTGTTGAAAGAAGCCAATGCAAATTTGGTTGGAAATGTAGCTTTGGTAGATCGCGTTGGAAATTTAATTAGCGTTATTACAATTGTAGAATGGATGTTTTCTGGAGTTAAGAAAAAATATTTAGGTATTTTTCCGCTTCCAGGAGTTTCAGATAAAGACATACAAGAATCCGATCTATTTGGAGAAATCATGCTGGATTCTTTGCAAAAAAATAATTTTACCGAATTACAGCCAAAATTAGTCAACGCTGGAGCTGTAAAAATAAGTTCATATTTAGTGACTGTAGACAGAACGGCAAATAAAATTTTCAATAAATGGTCAAACATCATTTATAAAAATCAAAAAAACCGAAAACAGCTGCTTAAAGTATTTAATGTTTATTTATTCCTTGCGATATGGTTAATTTCACCAATAGTGTATATATTGCACCTTATTACCTATCCGCTTAAGTTAAAATCTATAAAAAAGGAAACTCAATATTATCAGGGAGTTTAGAAGACGAAATTTAAATTATGTTTGAAGTATATATTACAAAAGCTGCAAAATATTTGCCAAACGAAGCTGTTTCTAATGACGAAATGGAAGCCTATTTAGGTCTTATCAACGATACTGCTTCAAAAGCAAGACGTATTATTTTGCGCAATAATAAAATTACAAGCCGATATTATGCTGTTGATAAAGATGGAAAAAGCACACACAGCAATGCCGAATTAACAAAAAATGCAATTTTACCGTTATTCGATCAAGATTTTACACCTCAAGATTTAGAAGTGCTTTCATGCGGAACTTCAACTCCTGATATCTTTTTGCCTTCGCATGCTGCGATGGTTCATGGTTTGCTAAAAAATAAATCGGTTGAATTAAATTCTTCTACTGGAGTTTGCTGTGCTGGAATGAATTCCTTGAAATTCGGGTATCTTTCAATAAAATCTGGAAATTCAAAAAACGCAATCTGCACAGGATCAGAAAAAGTTTCAACTTGGCTGAATGCTCAAAAATACAATCACGAAGCTGATAATTTAAAAAGTCTAGAAGAACAGCCAATTATTGCTTTCAAAAAGGATTTCTTACGATGGATGCTTTCTGATGGTGCAGGTGCTTTCTTATTAGAAAATAAACCACGCGGACCACTTTCTCTAAAAATAGAATGGATGGAAGCTTTTTCGTATGCATACGAATTAGAAACCTGCATGTACGCTGGAGGAGATAAATTAGAAAACGGAGAAATCAAAAGTTGGAGCGATTATGCACCAGAACAATGGTTAAACGAATCTGTTTTCTCAATTAAACAAGATGTAAAATTATTAGATGAATTTATCCTGTCTAAAGGTGCGGAAAGCATGAAAGACGCAATGGATAAAAACAACATCAAATCTGAAGATATTACTTATTTTATTCCTCACGTTTCTTCTAACTTTTTTGTGGAAGGTTTAAAGAAAGGATTAACAGAAAAAGGAATCGGAATGAGCGATGATAAATGGTTCATGAATCTTTCTAGAGTTGGAAATGTTGGTTCTGCCTCTATCTATCTGGCTTTGGAAGAATTAATGAATGCTGGAAACCTGAAAAAAGGAGATAAAATTCTTTTATCAGTTCCAGAAAGCGGAAGGTTTTCTTTCGCGTATGCGTATTTAACAGTTTGCTAATGGAAACAATGGCGCTTTTAGAAAAAGAAACGGTCGAAAATTTATTGCCACAAAAGTTTCCTTTTGTAATGGTCGATGCTATGCATTCTTATACCGAAACTTCTTTGGTTTCTGGTTTAAAAATTCAAAGTGAAAATATTTTCGTAAAAAACGATATTTTTCTTGAAGCTGGTTTAATTGAACATATGGCACAATCTGTTGCTTTGCATACCGGATATCAATATTTTTTAAGAAACGAAATTGCCCCAACAGGTTACATCGGTTCTATTAAAGAAATTGAAATTAAAAAACTACCTCAATTAAACGACAACATTCAGTCTGAAGTAACTATTTTGCAAGAATTTGCAGGAATCACTTTGGTGAACATTGTTACGAAATTAAATAATGAAGAAATTGCAAACGGACAAATGAAAACCGTTTTAGCCAAATAATTATGATTTTGAATACCGGAGTTGACATACAAAATTATTTACCGCACCGAGCGCCAATGCTTATGGTTGATTTAATTTTGGATATCGATGCCAACTTCGTAGAAACCATATTTTTGATAAAAGAAGACAATATTTTTGTTCAGAATAATGTTTTTATTGAAGCTGGTTTAATTGAAAATACGGCGCAGACTTGTTCGTCTATTGTTGGAAAAAAATACTTTTTTGACGAAGACGGAACAGAAAATGAAAACGTAAATGTAATTGGATTTATCAGTGCCTTAAAAAATGTAAAAATTCATTCGCTGCCAAAAGTTGGCGAAACTATAATTACCAAAGCAAATTTAGTTTCAAAATTTGCAGGAGACGATTACACATTATGCACGATGAGCTGCAACAGTTCTGTCGAAGATCAGATACTCTTAGAATGCGAAATCAACTTGTTTATTCAAAAAACGGTTTCAATTGTTGAGTAATAAATTTCAAAATGTATATAAAAAAACCTCTATATCATTTACTAATTCGAATAGGAATATTTGTATTGCTATTTATTGGGGTTTTTGCATATAGTTCTTACACATACGATCCGAATCCATACAACAGACATTTAAATCCAAAAATTGGATTTTTCGGTTTAGCTTTCTTTTTAATTCAAGCTTATTCTTTATTTCTACTTTTAGAAATGATCTATTTCTTTATGAAAAGACACAAGAATTTAGCATTTATAAATCTCGCTTTTTTAATTATAATAGAAATAGCACCAGTTTTGGTATTATTGCAATTAGTCATTTAGTTTTTAATAAACTTGCTATGGAAAAAGAAAATGTACCTCAGGATAAAAGCAATTTAACGAAAAACAACGTTAAAGAACTTTTGTACGCAACAGATGAAAACGGCAATTATACCACAACATTAAGTACAGGTTGGGAACCTAAAACAATTGCACTTTCGAATTCTATTGATGAAATAAACGAACGTATTGCCGATGCCAAACAACAAGTTTTAAATGGCGAAGTGAGTCCGATTGTGTATTTTATGGAAGTCAATAAAATGGATCTTACCATTTTGTCGAGTTATGTAGGATTTTGGAAATGGCGCGTAAAAAGACATTTTAAACCAAATGTTTTTGCAACATTAAGCGATAAAATTTTGAAGAAATACGCCGATACATTTGAAGTATCAATTGAAGAATTAAAAAACAGCATTACCAAATAAATGGAATTAACTTTCACACATCATCAGTCTGCTCATTGTGAGAATGGAGTAGCGTCGAATCTGCTAAAAAACAGCGGACTAAACATCAGCGAACCGATGGTTTTTGGTATTGGCTCTGGATTATTTTTTGTATATCTACCTTTTATAAAAGTCAATTATGCTCCGGCAATTAGTTACAGAACTTTGCCTGGACAGATTTTTAATAAAGTTGCCACTCGTTTAAATTTAAAAATAAAAAGACAAAAATTTTCTTCTGTTTCAAATGCAACTAAAGCATTAGACGAAAATTTAAAAAATAATATTCCAACCGGATTACAAGT from Flavobacterium sp. YJ01 carries:
- a CDS encoding lipid A biosynthesis acyltransferase; protein product: MSQWDGKSKGTVLGYRIFVFLIQKAGVKAAYTLLYFVASYYFLFLRKSNKAIFYYFKERLQYSHFKSKKMVFKSYYTFGQTIIDKISISAGMRNKFTYEFDGIETLKKLLAEKKGGVLISAHVGNFEIAEHFLGDIDLNFQINLVTTDLEHSAIKNYLESVTQKPTVKFIIIKEDLSHIFEINSALANNELVCFTGDRYFEGTKSLSENLLGKEANFPAGPFLIASRLKVPVVFVYVMKEPNLHYHLYAREAEVKHRDEKALLKEYVKSVESILEHYPLQWFNYFDFWNDLKS
- a CDS encoding dialkylrecorsinol condensing enzyme DarA codes for the protein MKNVLVIYYTQSGQLESIAKNIAKPFLNSDEINLSFYEIQLEKPFPFPWNKESFFDAFPESFLQIPTALKTVPEAILNTKFDLVLFHYQVWYLSPSIPINSFLKSDEAKKILNNTPVVTISGSRNMWIMAQEKIKVLLKEANANLVGNVALVDRVGNLISVITIVEWMFSGVKKKYLGIFPLPGVSDKDIQESDLFGEIMLDSLQKNNFTELQPKLVNAGAVKISSYLVTVDRTANKIFNKWSNIIYKNQKNRKQLLKVFNVYLFLAIWLISPIVYILHLITYPLKLKSIKKETQYYQGV
- a CDS encoding beta-ketoacyl-ACP synthase III, whose translation is MFEVYITKAAKYLPNEAVSNDEMEAYLGLINDTASKARRIILRNNKITSRYYAVDKDGKSTHSNAELTKNAILPLFDQDFTPQDLEVLSCGTSTPDIFLPSHAAMVHGLLKNKSVELNSSTGVCCAGMNSLKFGYLSIKSGNSKNAICTGSEKVSTWLNAQKYNHEADNLKSLEEQPIIAFKKDFLRWMLSDGAGAFLLENKPRGPLSLKIEWMEAFSYAYELETCMYAGGDKLENGEIKSWSDYAPEQWLNESVFSIKQDVKLLDEFILSKGAESMKDAMDKNNIKSEDITYFIPHVSSNFFVEGLKKGLTEKGIGMSDDKWFMNLSRVGNVGSASIYLALEELMNAGNLKKGDKILLSVPESGRFSFAYAYLTVC
- a CDS encoding ABC transporter permease — encoded protein: MILNTGVDIQNYLPHRAPMLMVDLILDIDANFVETIFLIKEDNIFVQNNVFIEAGLIENTAQTCSSIVGKKYFFDEDGTENENVNVIGFISALKNVKIHSLPKVGETIITKANLVSKFAGDDYTLCTMSCNSSVEDQILLECEINLFIQKTVSIVE